One Telluria mixta DNA window includes the following coding sequences:
- a CDS encoding PepSY-associated TM helix domain-containing protein gives MHYRTWYAIHKWTSLVCMVFLLMLCVTGLPLIFSHELNHALGNSVEAPALAGRDAARRADLDAIVADAQRRRPHDVPQFIVAEADEPDLVNVRMAARVDDPGLTAYYTYDARTGAFLSDYPLDSGFMTVMLRLHTDMYSGLPGTLLLGFMGMLLAASIVSGVVVYGPHMRKLKFGTVRHARAGRISWLDRHNVLGMATLAWLFVVGLTGTVNALNRPIFAQWQATELAALAAPYAHLPPVTATPSAAAAVNAAKHARPHMSLSFMAYPGNGFATPRHFIAFMQGDTAVTSKLLDIVMIDAVTHDVVATGSMPWTVSALMLSQPLHFGDYGGLALKLLWLLLDVLSIVVLWSGLVLWWKRRGA, from the coding sequence ATGCACTACCGTACCTGGTATGCCATCCACAAGTGGACGAGCCTCGTCTGCATGGTGTTCCTGCTGATGCTGTGCGTAACGGGGCTGCCGCTGATCTTTTCGCACGAGCTGAACCATGCGCTCGGCAACAGCGTCGAGGCGCCGGCGCTGGCCGGACGTGACGCAGCGCGGCGCGCCGACCTGGACGCCATCGTCGCCGACGCGCAGCGCCGCCGTCCGCACGACGTGCCGCAGTTCATCGTGGCCGAGGCGGACGAGCCGGACCTCGTCAACGTGCGCATGGCCGCGCGCGTCGACGACCCGGGCCTCACCGCGTACTACACGTACGATGCGCGCACAGGCGCCTTCCTGAGCGACTATCCGCTCGACAGCGGCTTCATGACCGTGATGCTGCGCCTGCATACGGACATGTACTCGGGCCTGCCCGGCACGTTGCTGCTCGGATTCATGGGCATGCTGCTGGCGGCGTCGATCGTGTCCGGGGTCGTCGTCTACGGCCCGCACATGCGCAAGCTGAAGTTCGGCACCGTGCGGCACGCCCGCGCGGGCCGCATATCCTGGCTGGACCGGCACAACGTGCTGGGCATGGCGACGCTCGCGTGGCTGTTCGTCGTCGGCCTGACAGGCACCGTCAATGCGCTGAACCGGCCCATCTTCGCGCAATGGCAGGCGACGGAACTGGCGGCGCTGGCGGCCCCGTACGCGCACCTGCCGCCCGTGACAGCCACGCCGTCGGCCGCCGCCGCCGTGAACGCCGCAAAGCACGCCCGGCCGCACATGTCGCTCAGCTTCATGGCCTACCCCGGCAACGGCTTCGCGACGCCGCGCCACTTCATCGCCTTCATGCAGGGCGACACGGCCGTGACATCGAAACTGCTGGACATCGTGATGATCGACGCGGTCACGCACGACGTCGTCGCGACGGGCAGCATGCCGTGGACGGTGTCCGCGCTGATGCTGTCGCAACCGCTGCACTTCGGCGACTACGGCGGCCTGGCGCTGAAGCTGCTGTGGCTGCTGCTAGACGTGCTCAGCATCGTCGTGCTGTGGAGCGGGCTCGTGCTGTGGTGGAAGCGGCGCGGGGCGTAA
- a CDS encoding TonB-dependent siderophore receptor: MNRHLIALLVASVCASLAHAQDEVTQVHVSATGYRTTGTKSDLKPLEAPMSYEVYDSDLLAKRQVDTVNEALRYVSGVTPESRPNVTIFDQYTIRGFESYRNYYDGLPLQYNGLWNLVPQVDAWATGSVEVLKGPTSVLYGSAPPGGMVNQTAKQPQSTQDNVVRVRIGNDNLRELALDSTGPLSRDVDYRLLALGRQRDGQQATTREERYLLAPSATWRISRDTKLNVNAYYQKDPALVPSTPLPATGTLRPAPYGELDSDAYAGDVNWAGMSRTVRMAGWKFEHAFGNGVMFLQNVRWTKADGFQRNTYNYGLQADGRTLIRSAYFTDEHQDGWVADNQLAFRTATGPIAHRLLAGVDYQKMDSHVRYGDTLSTDTPTIDLGNPDWNLLDPSRLPFDTYTERHDIDQSQLGWYAQDEAKWGPVTVVAGLRRDRYRSTDDNGGAATRIAQRRTSGRLAAIWKLDNGVAPYVNYSTSFEPTSGVDSLTGNAFKPTTAKQVEAGVKYQSPDRRTQLTGAWFDIRKQNVVVNTPTFNRYTQNGEVQSKGQEVSWRQIVTGDLDLTVALTHLDMQVTKNELDPSLIGKTPVWVADKQASAWLNWSAAARLDLSGGVRYIGRSQADALNTATVPGYALIDAAASYRLTDRTTLGVTVSNLADKRYVGACHDANNCWMGAQRSVEMSLSTRF, from the coding sequence ATGAACCGTCATCTCATCGCCCTCCTCGTCGCATCCGTTTGCGCCAGCCTCGCCCATGCGCAGGACGAAGTCACCCAGGTCCACGTCAGCGCCACCGGCTACCGCACGACGGGCACCAAGTCCGACCTGAAGCCGCTCGAGGCGCCGATGAGCTACGAGGTCTACGACAGCGACCTGCTGGCGAAGCGCCAGGTGGACACCGTCAACGAGGCGTTGCGCTACGTCTCCGGCGTGACGCCTGAAAGCCGGCCGAACGTGACCATCTTCGACCAGTACACGATCCGCGGCTTCGAAAGCTACCGCAATTACTACGATGGCCTGCCCCTGCAGTACAACGGCCTGTGGAACCTCGTGCCGCAGGTCGACGCGTGGGCGACGGGCAGCGTCGAGGTGCTGAAAGGGCCGACGTCCGTGCTGTACGGCTCGGCGCCGCCGGGCGGCATGGTCAACCAGACGGCCAAGCAGCCGCAGTCCACGCAGGACAACGTCGTGCGTGTGCGTATCGGCAACGACAACCTGCGGGAACTGGCGCTCGACAGCACGGGGCCGCTGTCGCGGGACGTCGATTATCGCCTGCTCGCCCTCGGCCGCCAGCGCGACGGCCAGCAGGCCACGACGCGCGAAGAGCGCTACCTGCTCGCGCCGTCCGCGACGTGGCGCATCTCGCGCGATACGAAGCTGAACGTGAACGCCTACTACCAGAAGGACCCGGCGCTGGTGCCGTCCACGCCGCTGCCGGCCACGGGCACCTTGCGTCCCGCGCCGTACGGCGAACTGGACAGCGACGCGTACGCGGGCGACGTCAACTGGGCCGGCATGTCGCGCACGGTCAGGATGGCGGGCTGGAAGTTCGAGCATGCGTTCGGCAACGGCGTGATGTTCCTGCAGAACGTGCGCTGGACGAAGGCCGACGGCTTCCAGCGCAACACGTATAACTACGGCCTGCAGGCCGACGGCCGCACGCTCATCCGCTCCGCCTATTTCACGGACGAGCACCAGGACGGCTGGGTAGCCGACAACCAGCTCGCGTTCCGCACGGCCACCGGCCCCATCGCGCACCGCCTGCTGGCCGGTGTCGATTACCAGAAGATGGATTCGCACGTGCGCTACGGCGACACGCTGAGCACGGACACGCCCACCATCGACCTGGGCAACCCGGACTGGAACCTGCTGGATCCATCCAGGCTGCCGTTCGACACGTACACGGAACGGCACGACATCGACCAGTCCCAGCTCGGCTGGTACGCGCAGGACGAGGCGAAATGGGGCCCGGTGACGGTCGTCGCCGGCCTGCGCCGCGACCGCTACCGCAGCACCGACGACAACGGTGGCGCGGCCACGCGCATCGCGCAACGCCGCACGAGCGGCCGCCTGGCCGCGATCTGGAAGCTGGACAACGGCGTCGCGCCGTACGTGAATTATTCGACGTCGTTCGAGCCGACGTCGGGTGTGGATTCGCTGACAGGTAACGCGTTCAAGCCGACGACGGCGAAGCAGGTCGAAGCCGGCGTCAAATACCAGTCGCCCGACCGGCGCACGCAGCTGACGGGCGCGTGGTTCGATATCCGCAAGCAGAACGTCGTCGTCAACACGCCCACGTTCAACCGCTACACGCAGAACGGTGAGGTCCAGTCGAAGGGACAGGAAGTGTCGTGGCGCCAGATCGTCACGGGCGACCTCGACCTCACCGTCGCCCTCACCCACCTCGACATGCAGGTGACGAAGAACGAACTGGACCCGTCGCTGATCGGCAAGACGCCGGTCTGGGTCGCCGACAAACAGGCGTCGGCGTGGCTGAACTGGAGCGCCGCCGCGCGCCTGGACCTGAGCGGCGGCGTGCGCTACATCGGCCGCAGCCAGGCCGATGCCCTGAACACGGCGACCGTGCCGGGCTATGCGCTGATCGACGCGGCCGCATCGTACCGGCTGACGGACCGCACGACGCTGGGCGTCACCGTGAGCAATCTCGCCGACAAGCGCTACGTCGGCGCCTGCCACGACGCCAACAATTGCTGGATGGGCGCGCAGCGCAGCGTCGAGATGAGCCTGTCGACCCGTTTCTGA
- the purT gene encoding formate-dependent phosphoribosylglycinamide formyltransferase has protein sequence MLLGSGELGKEVIISLQRLGVEVIAVDRYPDAPGHQVAHRAHVIDMTDGAALAALIEQEKPDLVVPEIEAIATAKLAELEALGAITCIPTARAAQLTMNREGIRRLAAEELGLATSPYRFASSLDELKAACAEIGFPNVVKPVMSSSGKGQSKLDSAADVENAWHYAASGGRVDAGRVIVEGFIDFDYEITLLTVRAVGVDGNVETRFCEPIGHKQVHGDYVESWQPQPMAPLALQRAQEIADKVTANLGGRGVFGVELFVKGDMVWFSEVSPRPHDTGMVTMATQVQSEFELHAKAILGLPVNTALRAPGASAVIYGQLEEAGIAFEGVADALRVPGSDIRLFGKPESFQRRRMGVALATADDVDTARARALEAAGKVRPVSGKR, from the coding sequence ATGCTGCTCGGCTCCGGCGAGCTCGGCAAGGAAGTGATCATTTCCCTGCAACGTCTCGGCGTCGAAGTGATCGCCGTCGACCGCTACCCGGACGCGCCCGGCCACCAGGTCGCGCACCGCGCGCACGTCATCGACATGACGGACGGCGCCGCCCTCGCCGCGCTGATCGAACAGGAGAAGCCGGATCTCGTCGTGCCCGAGATCGAGGCGATCGCGACCGCCAAGCTGGCGGAGCTGGAAGCGCTAGGTGCCATCACCTGCATTCCGACCGCGCGCGCCGCACAGCTGACGATGAACCGCGAAGGCATCCGCCGCCTCGCCGCCGAGGAACTGGGCCTGGCCACGTCGCCGTACCGCTTCGCATCCAGCCTCGACGAACTGAAAGCCGCCTGCGCCGAGATCGGTTTCCCGAACGTCGTCAAACCCGTGATGTCGTCGTCGGGCAAGGGCCAGTCGAAGCTGGACAGCGCCGCCGACGTCGAGAACGCGTGGCACTACGCCGCGTCCGGCGGGCGCGTGGACGCGGGCCGCGTCATCGTTGAAGGTTTCATCGACTTCGATTACGAGATCACCTTGCTGACCGTACGCGCCGTCGGTGTCGACGGTAATGTCGAGACGCGCTTCTGCGAACCGATCGGCCACAAGCAGGTGCATGGCGACTACGTGGAATCGTGGCAGCCGCAGCCGATGGCGCCGCTCGCCTTGCAGCGTGCGCAGGAGATCGCGGACAAGGTCACGGCCAACCTGGGCGGCCGTGGCGTGTTCGGCGTCGAGCTGTTCGTCAAGGGCGACATGGTGTGGTTCTCGGAAGTGAGTCCGCGCCCGCACGATACCGGCATGGTGACGATGGCGACGCAGGTGCAGAGCGAATTCGAACTGCACGCCAAGGCGATCCTCGGCCTGCCCGTGAACACGGCGCTGCGCGCGCCGGGGGCGTCCGCCGTGATCTACGGCCAGCTGGAAGAAGCGGGTATCGCGTTCGAAGGCGTGGCCGACGCGCTGCGCGTGCCGGGCAGCGACATCCGCCTGTTCGGCAAGCCGGAATCGTTCCAGCGCCGCCGCATGGGCGTGGCGCTGGCGACGGCGGACGATGTCGACACCGCGCGGGCGCGGGCGCTGGAGGCGGCGGGCAAGGTCAGGCCCGTGTCCGGCAAACGGTGA
- a CDS encoding acyl-CoA dehydrogenase — MTILSPRDAARIDHYAAIADTDGWLHPVQQALIHHRGWLRMLAPRAVGGEERPLPDVVRLEEAIARVDGSVGWTVTLCAGAGWFAGFLPPHLARAILSTPRACLAGSGAPTGHADRDGDGWRIEGEWDYASGAPMATHFTFNAYLRADGHPLLDAAGQPRIQAFVVPREIVEIVPRWRSIGLRATASHAYRIRGAWIHADHGFVIDPDAAREQGPLYRFPFLPFAFVTLAANVAGMAYHFVDLARACIARRRNRFGGQNELLIEVPAVRAVLDGASSRLDDVRGRFYALLDATWADVVAGAPVADGQAAQMQALAQEWVAASRHAVDTLYPYCGLVAASADSAVNRVWRDFHTASQHALLLPQN, encoded by the coding sequence ATGACTATCCTTTCCCCGCGCGACGCCGCCCGCATCGACCACTACGCCGCCATCGCCGACACGGACGGCTGGCTGCACCCCGTCCAGCAGGCCCTGATCCATCACCGGGGCTGGCTGCGCATGCTGGCGCCGCGCGCCGTCGGCGGGGAAGAGCGGCCGCTGCCGGACGTCGTGCGGCTGGAAGAAGCCATCGCCCGCGTGGACGGCAGCGTCGGCTGGACCGTCACCCTGTGCGCCGGCGCGGGCTGGTTCGCGGGCTTCCTGCCGCCGCACCTGGCCCGCGCCATTCTCTCCACGCCGCGCGCCTGCCTCGCGGGCAGCGGCGCCCCGACCGGCCACGCGGACCGCGACGGCGACGGCTGGCGCATCGAGGGCGAATGGGACTACGCCAGCGGCGCGCCGATGGCCACGCATTTCACGTTCAACGCGTACCTGCGCGCGGATGGCCATCCATTGCTCGATGCGGCCGGACAACCGCGCATCCAGGCGTTCGTGGTGCCGAGGGAGATCGTCGAGATCGTGCCCCGCTGGCGCAGCATCGGCCTGCGCGCGACGGCATCGCACGCGTACCGGATCCGCGGCGCGTGGATCCATGCCGACCACGGTTTCGTCATCGATCCGGACGCCGCGCGCGAGCAGGGGCCGCTGTACCGCTTTCCATTTCTCCCGTTCGCCTTCGTCACGCTGGCCGCGAACGTGGCCGGGATGGCGTATCACTTCGTCGACCTGGCCCGTGCCTGCATCGCGCGCCGGCGCAACCGGTTCGGCGGGCAAAACGAGTTGCTGATCGAGGTGCCGGCCGTGCGCGCGGTGCTGGATGGTGCTTCTTCCCGACTCGATGACGTGCGCGGCCGGTTCTATGCCCTGCTCGACGCGACGTGGGCCGACGTCGTTGCCGGCGCCCCCGTCGCGGACGGGCAGGCCGCGCAGATGCAGGCGCTGGCGCAGGAGTGGGTGGCGGCGTCGCGCCACGCCGTCGACACCTTGTATCCGTACTGCGGCCTCGTGGCGGCCAGCGCCGACAGCGCCGTCAACCGCGTCTGGCGCGACTTCCACACGGCGTCGCAACATGCGCTCTTGCTGCCGCAGAACTGA
- a CDS encoding alpha/beta fold hydrolase, which yields MFILPLPFLLSTIASIASLALLAGGIWMVWGWFTGALIAVAWLWSGIASIAWSLFGRMIVLAFYPRGTDSPPTTHADAGQMLDAPDGSRLHIEFDGPADGPVLVLTHGWALDSDAWYSVRRELAQTYRLVLWDLPGLGRSSQPADRRYSIERLAEDLRTVIAQTGNAPVTLVGHSIGGMMMLTLARLHPDLLRTKINGMVLMDTTHTWPLKTVIGGGLMRLLRWPVIEPLLLLTIVLSPLIRLSNFMSYMNGTSHIVNRLTSLSGSVTREQLDFASRYNVKDTPSVIAKGLRAVLRWDETATPGAIRIPVRAITGDVDKLTKPEAGIEISRLAPNADFVRLAPAGHNGLIEQGPRYAEAIRQFMRRTTLAAS from the coding sequence ATGTTCATTCTTCCACTACCTTTCTTGTTGAGCACCATCGCCAGCATCGCATCGCTGGCCCTGCTGGCCGGCGGCATCTGGATGGTCTGGGGCTGGTTCACCGGCGCCCTCATCGCCGTGGCCTGGCTCTGGTCCGGTATCGCCTCGATCGCATGGTCCCTGTTCGGCCGCATGATCGTCCTCGCTTTTTATCCTCGTGGCACGGACTCCCCGCCCACGACGCATGCCGATGCCGGCCAGATGCTGGACGCCCCGGACGGCAGCCGCCTCCACATCGAATTCGACGGCCCGGCCGACGGTCCGGTCCTCGTGCTGACCCACGGCTGGGCGCTGGACAGCGACGCGTGGTACTCGGTGCGCCGCGAACTCGCGCAGACCTATCGCCTGGTGCTGTGGGACCTGCCGGGACTGGGCCGGTCGAGCCAGCCGGCCGACCGCCGCTACTCGATCGAGCGCCTCGCCGAAGACCTGCGCACGGTCATCGCCCAGACCGGCAACGCGCCCGTGACCCTCGTCGGCCACAGCATCGGCGGGATGATGATGCTGACGCTGGCGCGCCTGCACCCCGACCTGTTGCGGACCAAGATCAACGGCATGGTGTTGATGGACACGACGCACACGTGGCCGCTGAAGACGGTCATCGGCGGCGGCCTGATGCGCCTGCTGCGCTGGCCCGTCATCGAACCGCTGCTGCTGCTCACGATCGTGCTGTCGCCACTGATCCGGCTGAGCAATTTTATGAGCTACATGAACGGTACGAGCCACATCGTGAACCGGCTGACGTCGCTGAGCGGCAGCGTGACGCGCGAACAGCTCGACTTCGCGTCGCGCTACAACGTCAAGGACACGCCATCGGTCATCGCCAAGGGCCTGCGCGCCGTCCTGCGCTGGGATGAGACGGCGACGCCGGGCGCGATCCGCATCCCCGTGCGTGCGATCACGGGCGACGTCGACAAGCTGACGAAGCCGGAAGCCGGCATCGAGATCAGCCGCCTCGCCCCGAACGCCGATTTCGTCAGGCTGGCGCCGGCCGGGCACAATGGCCTCATCGAGCAGGGACCGAGGTATGCGGAAGCCATCCGGCAATTCATGCGGCGCACCACGCTGGCGGCCTCCTGA
- a CDS encoding YeeE/YedE family protein: protein MSTLATSSLPRGADINPKPLGIALLLIVLGAWYLAQTVGAKHAALFVVGALLGLALYHAAFGFMSAWRVFIADGRGAGLRAQMIMLAVGVALFFPALSAGTLFGNPVTGLVSPAGTSVIIGAFMFGIGMQLGGGCASGTLYTVGGGSTRMIVTLLAFITGSVIATAHMPFWTSLPQLKPVSLVKTLGLAPALLLNWSVFALIAFVTVVVEKRRHGRLVDPTVRPAHRSPWLHGPWPLVAGAIALVVLNFATLALSGRPWGVTSAFALWGAKAAQAIGIDTASWTYWSTKANAAALAAPVSHDVTSVMDIGIVLGAMLAAALAGRYAPVWRVPLRSLLAAVAGGLMLGYGARLAYGCNIGAYFSGIVSGSLHGWLWLVAAFAGNVFGTRLRPLFGLEVERVKPSGC from the coding sequence ATGTCCACACTCGCTACGTCTTCACTGCCGCGCGGCGCCGACATCAACCCGAAACCGCTCGGCATCGCGCTGTTGCTCATCGTCCTCGGCGCCTGGTATCTGGCGCAGACCGTTGGGGCAAAGCACGCCGCGCTGTTCGTCGTCGGCGCGCTGCTCGGCCTCGCGCTGTACCACGCCGCGTTCGGCTTCATGTCCGCGTGGCGCGTCTTCATCGCGGACGGCCGCGGCGCCGGCCTGCGCGCGCAGATGATCATGCTCGCGGTCGGCGTGGCGCTGTTCTTTCCAGCACTGTCTGCAGGAACGTTGTTTGGTAATCCCGTCACGGGCCTCGTATCGCCCGCGGGCACGTCCGTCATCATCGGCGCGTTCATGTTCGGCATCGGCATGCAGCTGGGCGGCGGTTGCGCGTCCGGCACGTTGTACACGGTCGGCGGCGGCAGCACGCGCATGATCGTGACCCTGCTCGCGTTCATCACGGGTTCCGTCATCGCGACCGCGCACATGCCGTTCTGGACGTCGCTGCCGCAACTGAAACCGGTCTCGCTCGTCAAGACGCTGGGCCTGGCCCCGGCGCTGCTGCTCAACTGGAGCGTGTTCGCGCTGATCGCGTTCGTCACCGTCGTCGTCGAGAAGCGCCGCCACGGCCGCCTCGTCGACCCGACCGTGCGGCCCGCGCACAGGTCGCCATGGCTGCACGGGCCGTGGCCGCTGGTGGCCGGTGCCATCGCGCTCGTCGTGCTGAACTTCGCGACGCTCGCGCTGTCCGGCAGGCCGTGGGGCGTGACGTCCGCGTTCGCCCTGTGGGGCGCCAAGGCCGCGCAGGCGATCGGCATCGATACGGCGAGCTGGACCTACTGGTCGACGAAGGCGAACGCCGCCGCGCTGGCCGCGCCCGTGTCGCACGACGTGACGTCGGTGATGGACATCGGCATCGTGCTGGGCGCGATGCTGGCGGCGGCGCTGGCTGGCCGGTATGCGCCCGTGTGGCGCGTGCCGCTGCGCTCGCTCCTCGCGGCCGTCGCCGGCGGGCTGATGCTCGGCTATGGCGCGCGTCTGGCGTACGGCTGCAACATCGGCGCCTACTTCAGCGGCATCGTGTCGGGCAGCCTGCACGGCTGGCTGTGGCTCGTGGCCGCGTTCGCCGGCAACGTCTTCGGCACGCGGCTGCGGCCGCTGTTCGGGCTCGAAGTGGAACGAGTGAAACCGAGCGGCTGCTGA